The DNA sequence ATCACAAATATATAATTCCACTATTGATAAAATTTTAAAGAAAAATTTAACTGAAAAAAAATACGAGATTTTTGTGATAAAAAACATTCCGCTAGGTTCAGGAATGGCAGGCGGCAGTTCTAATGCATGATTTTTTTTAGATTATATTAACAATAAAAATTCTTTAAATTTAAGTAAAAATGAAATTGAAAATATACTTAAACCTATTTCAACTGATTCATTATTTTTTATTAATAATAGTTTGTCGTTAGTTTCCGGTAATGGTGAAATTCTTGAAGAAATAGACACAAAATTAAAGCTAGATGTTGAATTATTTTTTAGTGAAATTAATTCCTCCACCAAAAAAGTCTATGAAGAATTTGATCGAATAACTAATGATCCGAAAATTAATAATGACAAAATTAATTTAATTGTAAATTCACTTAAAAATGATGATTTAAAAAATGTTAAAAATCATTTATTTAATGACCTATCACTAGCATTTAAAAATCTTTATAATTTAAATATAAATTGAAAGGATAAAAAACTAACAGGTAGTGGTTCAACGCTGTTCGTTGTTAAATAATATGCAAAATAATCAACAAATCATTTTCGGTCTATCAAGATCTTTAGAATTAGCTAAGAAAGTTTCAAAACAGGCATCAATTTTATTAGGTGAAGTGGAAAAATTAGAATTTAAAGACGGGGAAATTCTTGTAAAACCCGTCAATACAGTTAGAGGTAAGGATGTTTTTATTATTCAAAGTACTTCTAAACCGGTTAATGATTCAATAATGGAATTGTTAATTTTTATAGATGCATGCACACGCGCTTCAGCTAGGAGTATAAGTTTAGTTATTCCTTATTTTGGTTATGCTAGACAAGATAGAAAAAGTAAAGTACATGAACCGATTACTTCAAAATTAATAGCTAAATTAATAAGTACATTGAAAGTCGAACGTGTAATTACATTTGATTTGCATTGTCCACAAATAGAGGGTTTTTTTGATGTTCCTGTTGATAATTTGAATGCATTACCAACTCTTTGCAATCATATTGTTAATAAGCAACTTAAAAACCTTGTGGTAGTTTCTCCAGATCAAGGTGGTGTTGTTAGAGCTAGAAAACTAGCAGAATCATTAGATACTTCATTGGCGATTATTGATAAAAGAAGACATATAGCTAATAAATCTGAGGTTATGAATATTCTTGGAGATGTGGAAAATAAAAATTGTCTTTTAATAGATGATATGATTGATACCGGAGGAACAATTATTAATGCCGCTAATGCTTTAAAAAGTAAAGGAGCTAATAAAATTTATGTAGCATGTACGCACGGTTTATTTAATGGAGATGCTGTAGAAAAATTTAATAATGCATCGTCTATTGACAATATAATTACAACAGACACAATAACTTTAGATAAAAAAATTACTAAATTAGAAGTTATCACGATATCAGATTTCTTGGCTGATGTAATTAAGGCTATTATTGAATCAAAACCAATTGGTAGTGTTTACAAAGAACATACAAAAGTTTTACCAACATCATGAAATTAATTGTAGGATTGGGTAATCCGGGAAAAGAATACGAAAAAACAAGACACAATGTTGGTTTTTTAGCTATTGATCATTACATAGAAACAAATAATCTTGGAAATTATTCAAAACATCAATTTGGTGAGTATATTAAATGTCAAGAAAAAGGTGCTATTTTTGCAAAACCAACAACTTATATGAATTTAAGTGGGACATTTGTTTGTTATTTAGCTGGTTATTTTAAAATTAATGTAAGTGATATATTCGTGATTTATGACGATATTTCATTTGAAATAGGTAAATTTAAATTAAAGCAAAACGGAACATCTGGCGGGCACAACGGAATAGATGACATTATTAAAAATTTTAAAACAACAGAAATTAAAAGACTAAAAATAGGTATTTATTCACCTCACCAATCATCAATGAAACATTTTGTTCTTTCAAAATTTAGGAATGACGAGTTAGAGAAATTACAAAAATTATTTGAAACAACAGATAGGATAATAGAAAGTTTTTTAGCAAAAGATTTTACAAAAATACAAAATGAATTTAACTCAAAGTAATTATAACAATTTAGAAGATGTTTATTTAGTCGGGATCAGTGGTGGTCCAGATAGTGTATATTTACTACATTACTTATTAAACAAAGGATACAAAAAACTAATTCTAGTCCATATTAACTACAATAAACGTCCAACAAGTAATCGGGACGAAGAAATTGTTAATCAATTAGCTAATAAGTTCTTTCTTCCTTTTGAAACACTTAATGTTACTGAAGAATTGCAAGGTAATTTTCAAAATTGAGCAAGAAAAATAAGATTATCATTTTTTAAAAAAAATATTAATAAATATAAGGCAAAGGGTGTTTTTTTAGGACACAATTTAAATGATCAAGTGGAAACATTTTTAATTAAAAAACATCAACGTAAAACCTTAAATTTTTCTGGAATAAAGAATATTCAATTAGTTAACGATATTTATTTATTTAGACCTATTCTAGAAATTTCTAGACAGCAAATTATCGAATTTTTAGACAGCAATAAAATTAATTATGGAATTGATGAAACTAATGATTCTGAAATTTATTTAAGAAATAGCATTAGAAAAAATATTAAAAATTATGAGCATCACGAAATTTTACAAAAAATTAAAGAAAATAAGATAAAAGAAGAACAAATCGTTAATCTAATTAAAAAAAATTCTAGTAATTTATTTTATATAACTAATTTTCTTTCCCTAAATAAGGAAGAAAAATTTTTTTTCTTCAAAATATGAACTAATTATTCATTATCATTAAAAAATATTGAAAACATAACTTGTTTTCTTGCAAAGAAAACAAATCCTAATGGCATTTTTGAATTAAAACAAATTAAAATTACAAAACAATATGATCAATTTTTTTTACAAGAATTAGAGCAAAAAAACATTAGCAAATATGAAGTTATTATTGAAAATAAAAACTTTTCTTTTCAAAATGAATATTTATCTATTAGTTCTTCATTTAAAATTGATCACAAATACTGAGAATTTTGCGGAAATTTTCCATTAAAAATCAGAAATTACGAATCTCTAGATAAAATTAATGAAAAAAAAATTAGTAAATTATTTATTAAGAACAAAATTCCTCTAAACTACAGGAAAAAATGACCAGTTATCGTTGATTTGAACGAACAAGTAATTTCGGTTATTGGTATTAAAAACATTAATTCAAATGAATGTTTAAAAAAATTATCTATATATTATAAAATAATATAGATTATGAAAAAATTAATAACAAAAGAACAATTGCACGCAAGAAATATCGAGATAGCGAAAGAAATTAGTAATATTTATGGTGATGAAGAATTAACTTGCATTGTTCTTTTGAGGGGGGCTTTCTTCTTTGGTTCAGATTTATGTAAATTATTAAATAACATTAAAATTGATTTCTTAATTTCAACATCGTATGAAGGTCAAAAAAGTAAAACGAATCTTGGATATAATTTGATTTCAGATATTAGAGAAGATATTGTAGGTAAAAATGTGCTAATTATCGAAGATATTATTGATTCTGGTGATAGCATGATTGATACAATTAATATAATTAGATTAAAAAAACCAAAATCAATTACAGTGGTTTCTTGTTTAAAAAGAAAAAAAATGATTAAGTTCATTCCGTCAGATCATTTTATTTATGGTTTTGAAGTAGGAGAAGGATTTCTTGTGGGTTATGGACTTGATCATAATCAAAAACAGCGTGAATTAGAAGATATTTATACAATTGAATAAAATTTGTAATGGAAAAGTTAATAAATTATAATAATTTTATCTTTTGCGAAAGTGAGAATTAATGGATAAAAATAAGAAACCTCAAAATAATACTGAAAAAAATAACAATATAAGAAAAATCATTATATGATGTACAGCTTTAGCAATAATAGGTGTTATTGTTTACTTCTTATTTTTCTATTCTCCTTATGGCGAAATAAGCATATACGACTTAATTAACCATTTAGGTAATGGTTGAAAAATTAGTAAAGGAACACTATATTTTGATTCGGCCGTGTATACAGGTTATTTTGATTTAATTGATCCTAGTGGTAAACATCATCTTGTAGAAGTTTCCTTTTTAAATGCGGCTTTTCCTGGTGGCACTGAAACATTTTTAGATAAACTTTTAAATCTAGATGGAGGACATGTCATTCAAATTCATAAGAATGAAGGTCCAAGTTTTTGAGAGTCACTTTTAAGTAGTTTAATTCCGGTTTTATTAATCGGAGCTTTAATGTTTTTCCTATTCAAAAATATTGCTAAATCAGGAAAAATGGACATGGGTTTTGATAGCAAATCAAAAGCTAAAATTTCAACATCTAATTTAACATTTAATGATGTTGCTGGTTATAAAGAAGAGAAGGAAGAACTACAAGAAATTGTGTCATTTTTAACATCTCCTGAGAAATTTAATGCGATGGGTGTTAGATTACCGCGCGGAGTATTGTTGGTAGGTCCCGCTGGAACTGGAAAAACATTATTAGCTAAAGCTGTTGCTGGTGAAGCGAATGTACCTTTCTTTTCGGTATCAGGATCAGATTTTGTAGAAATGTTTGTAGGTTTAGGAGCTTCAAGAGTAAGAGATTTATTTAAAACGGCTCGTAAAATGTCTCCTTGTATAATTTTCTTTGATGAAATTGATGCTGTTGGTCGAAGTAGAGGAATTGGTATCGGTGGCGGAAACGATGAAAGAGAACAAACTTTAAACCAAATTCTTGTTGAATTGGACGGATTTAATACTTCTAGTGGAATAGTTGTTATGGCTGCAACAAATCGCGCAGAAGTTTTAGATCCCGCATTATTAAGACCAGGTCGTTTTGATAGAAAGGTAAATTTTCATCTACCTAACTTACAAGAACGTATGCAAATTTTAAAAATTCATGCAAAAAATAAAAATTTTGATGTCACTGTAGATTTTGAATTAATAGGAAGAAAGACGGCTGGTTTTAGTGGTGCTGAATTAGAAAATTTAATCAATGAAGCTGCCATTTTAGCTGTTCGTTTCGGTAAAACGATAGTAACTAATGATGAAATTAACGAATCATTCGATAGAATTATTGCAGGTTTATCTAAAGTTTCGAAAGTTTACACAAAACATGAAAAAGAATTAATTGCTTATCATGAAGCAGGGCATGCATTAATTGGTTTAAAAATGGAAACAGGTGATAAAGTTACTAAAGTTTCGATAGTTCCTAGAG is a window from the Mycoplasma sp. (ex Biomphalaria glabrata) genome containing:
- a CDS encoding ribose-phosphate diphosphokinase, encoding MQNNQQIIFGLSRSLELAKKVSKQASILLGEVEKLEFKDGEILVKPVNTVRGKDVFIIQSTSKPVNDSIMELLIFIDACTRASARSISLVIPYFGYARQDRKSKVHEPITSKLIAKLISTLKVERVITFDLHCPQIEGFFDVPVDNLNALPTLCNHIVNKQLKNLVVVSPDQGGVVRARKLAESLDTSLAIIDKRRHIANKSEVMNILGDVENKNCLLIDDMIDTGGTIINAANALKSKGANKIYVACTHGLFNGDAVEKFNNASSIDNIITTDTITLDKKITKLEVITISDFLADVIKAIIESKPIGSVYKEHTKVLPTSWN
- the pth gene encoding aminoacyl-tRNA hydrolase codes for the protein MKLIVGLGNPGKEYEKTRHNVGFLAIDHYIETNNLGNYSKHQFGEYIKCQEKGAIFAKPTTYMNLSGTFVCYLAGYFKINVSDIFVIYDDISFEIGKFKLKQNGTSGGHNGIDDIIKNFKTTEIKRLKIGIYSPHQSSMKHFVLSKFRNDELEKLQKLFETTDRIIESFLAKDFTKIQNEFNSK
- the tilS gene encoding tRNA lysidine(34) synthetase TilS; its protein translation is MNLTQSNYNNLEDVYLVGISGGPDSVYLLHYLLNKGYKKLILVHINYNKRPTSNRDEEIVNQLANKFFLPFETLNVTEELQGNFQNWARKIRLSFFKKNINKYKAKGVFLGHNLNDQVETFLIKKHQRKTLNFSGIKNIQLVNDIYLFRPILEISRQQIIEFLDSNKINYGIDETNDSEIYLRNSIRKNIKNYEHHEILQKIKENKIKEEQIVNLIKKNSSNLFYITNFLSLNKEEKFFFFKIWTNYSLSLKNIENITCFLAKKTNPNGIFELKQIKITKQYDQFFLQELEQKNISKYEVIIENKNFSFQNEYLSISSSFKIDHKYWEFCGNFPLKIRNYESLDKINEKKISKLFIKNKIPLNYRKKWPVIVDLNEQVISVIGIKNINSNECLKKLSIYYKII
- a CDS encoding phosphoribosyltransferase yields the protein MKKLITKEQLHARNIEIAKEISNIYGDEELTCIVLLRGAFFFGSDLCKLLNNIKIDFLISTSYEGQKSKTNLGYNLISDIREDIVGKNVLIIEDIIDSGDSMIDTINIIRLKKPKSITVVSCLKRKKMIKFIPSDHFIYGFEVGEGFLVGYGLDHNQKQRELEDIYTIE
- the ftsH gene encoding ATP-dependent zinc metalloprotease FtsH; translated protein: MDKNKKPQNNTEKNNNIRKIIIWCTALAIIGVIVYFLFFYSPYGEISIYDLINHLGNGWKISKGTLYFDSAVYTGYFDLIDPSGKHHLVEVSFLNAAFPGGTETFLDKLLNLDGGHVIQIHKNEGPSFWESLLSSLIPVLLIGALMFFLFKNIAKSGKMDMGFDSKSKAKISTSNLTFNDVAGYKEEKEELQEIVSFLTSPEKFNAMGVRLPRGVLLVGPAGTGKTLLAKAVAGEANVPFFSVSGSDFVEMFVGLGASRVRDLFKTARKMSPCIIFFDEIDAVGRSRGIGIGGGNDEREQTLNQILVELDGFNTSSGIVVMAATNRAEVLDPALLRPGRFDRKVNFHLPNLQERMQILKIHAKNKNFDVTVDFELIGRKTAGFSGAELENLINEAAILAVRFGKTIVTNDEINESFDRIIAGLSKVSKVYTKHEKELIAYHEAGHALIGLKMETGDKVTKVSIVPRGNAGGYTLSTPEEDNSLMPKKQLVSKIITFLGGRASEELIFGKDNITTGAVNDFEVSSDIIRRMVTVFGMSELGMVNYAIVTSNNSSGYAIPREVTISDKKLNQIDEIVEKTMIECYDQSKKILKKYRKELDLIAQGLLKYETLDEEDLKQILETHTIPEKNVEDLAHNKLRKVNLNKIEDIKKVKKVYTNNPAVSVKSLEKDTDTDKKD